In Aestuariibaculum lutulentum, one DNA window encodes the following:
- the secE gene encoding preprotein translocase subunit SecE produces the protein MAGIVNYIKESFSELKNNVSWPTWAEAQSLTVLVAVFSIVFSLAIWGVDTVFSKFMAFYFQLIN, from the coding sequence ATGGCTGGAATTGTAAATTACATAAAAGAATCATTTAGCGAACTTAAAAACAATGTAAGTTGGCCAACTTGGGCAGAAGCACAAAGTTTAACTGTTTTAGTGGCTGTGTTCTCTATCGTATTTTCCTTAGCAATATGGGGAGTTGATACCGTATTTAGCAAGTTTATGGCTTTTTATTTTCAACTGATTAACTAA
- the rplK gene encoding 50S ribosomal protein L11 yields the protein MAKELSKVVKLQVRGGAANPSPPVGPALGAAGVNIMEFCKQFNARTQDKAGKVLPVVISVYKDKSFDFVIKTPPAAVQLLEAAKIKKGSGEPNRKKVAKVSWDQIKTIAEDKMQDLNAFTLESAMTMVAGTARSMGITVTGQFPS from the coding sequence ATGGCAAAAGAATTAAGTAAAGTAGTTAAGTTACAAGTTCGGGGAGGTGCTGCGAATCCGTCGCCACCGGTTGGACCCGCTTTAGGTGCTGCTGGGGTTAACATCATGGAGTTCTGTAAGCAATTTAATGCTAGAACTCAGGATAAAGCTGGAAAAGTTTTACCTGTTGTTATCTCGGTTTATAAAGACAAGTCTTTCGACTTCGTTATTAAAACTCCTCCAGCTGCAGTACAATTATTAGAAGCGGCCAAAATTAAAAAAGGTTCAGGAGAGCCTAACCGAAAAAAAGTAGCTAAAGTTTCATGGGATCAAATCAAGACTATAGCAGAAGATAAAATGCAGGATTTAAATGCATTTACATTAGAATCTGCTATGACTATGGTTGCTGGAACAGCAAGATCAATGGGTATCACCGTAACAGGTCAATTCC
- the nusG gene encoding transcription termination/antitermination protein NusG, with the protein MSEVSEKKWYVVRAVSGQENKIKTYIENEIARLGMQDYVDQVLVPTERVVQIRNGKKTHKEKVFFPGYIMIQANLTGEVPHIIRSVTNVIGFLGETKGGDPVPLRQSEVNRMLGKVDELSVEETSNVAIPFTKGETVKVIDGPFNGFDGTIEKINEEKRKLEVMVKIFGRKTPLELSYMQVEKV; encoded by the coding sequence ATGTCTGAGGTGAGTGAAAAAAAATGGTACGTTGTTAGAGCCGTAAGTGGTCAAGAAAATAAAATTAAAACCTATATCGAGAATGAAATCGCTCGTTTAGGAATGCAGGATTATGTTGATCAGGTATTGGTTCCTACAGAACGTGTTGTTCAGATAAGAAACGGAAAAAAGACACACAAAGAAAAAGTATTTTTTCCTGGCTATATTATGATTCAAGCCAACCTAACGGGAGAGGTTCCTCACATCATTAGATCAGTTACTAACGTAATTGGATTTTTAGGTGAAACAAAAGGAGGAGATCCTGTGCCGTTAAGACAATCTGAAGTAAACAGAATGTTAGGTAAGGTAGATGAGTTATCTGTTGAAGAAACATCAAATGTAGCTATTCCTTTTACAAAAGGAGAAACAGTAAAAGTTATCGATGGACCATTCAACGGGTTTGATGGAACTATCGAGAAAATAAATGAAGAAAAGCGTAAGCTTGAAGTAATGGTTAAGATATTTGGAAGAAAGACACCATTAGAGTTAAGCTATATGCAGGTTGAAAAAGTATAA